Proteins from one Thioflavicoccus mobilis 8321 genomic window:
- a CDS encoding YhdP family protein, protein MTRPRARLRLGRTLLLLGLLTALGYGLLVAALGLYLPRADSLRVSAKDWIEAAVGYRAQAGQIALVGHGLGIRLVVDDLALRDPTTGIIQLRAARLQLDLDGPASLLARAPRIDGGQVSGAQATVRREADGRLVIPGLDRLTIDDGKIQEYFLKHGDLRLLDAHFAWQDGPDATPRPLADLTLELKNHGHRHRLILDVTPAAVSAEATSHIALQADLRGAAATPGEWTGRFAVDGSDLDLRRLTDSPFAAARIPAGLAQARGHLGLHAEGEWTTGAPTSIKTRFALRGLTLAGADTPIDRLSGVLRWHATATGWQARIPGITLAQGARHWSGDGIDLHLADIKAGRAVTADIAHLDLSLIDRFLPLAPLPDAGLLADLAGAQIGGHGQGLAFRMTLPDGGDAKPDWRLRGRLFDLHTSASGRIPGIAGLNAVIDGSPAGGRGTLAASRLVVDFPDLFRAPLPVGQLAGELRWERNPAGDTILEFPGLLAENADITTLSQLRLRIPAADGAPEIALRTHFDDAEVAAVPRYLPVGIMKPQLVRWLDRALPRGRVPAGELLVLGPLDAFPFDHGEGRFEVLFDVEDLELSYDADWPSIVHANGRLRFLNRRLDIELSDARTLATDLGPVQAAIADLHHAERVMVHGEGRGPFADGLRLIEESPLVERLGPLSENFTADGPMHLDLDLVYPLRDKMPLALRGEVTWPTQTADIRLVDSDIALEGLAGTLVVTADGLTAEQLTGQLGDQPVELAIQPAGGDEATRVEIDGVTPIDELAERFPNGLWSLVAGRLPWHLGLTFQHRDLQADSPPLDWQLTSDLAGVRLDLPAPFGKPASTRRAARLAGNSVQTDEGLTIDVDLGTLTARLGLAQDSDGGLRLERGLVGLGAPAATLPREAGLVIEGTLEELDVPAWLAWAERHDLDVTEQNRSAAPLRRIDLRIAQLDLGAFTSDAVELQAERRSHSWQAWIDTAELAGTLTLPDAARETPLQIELSRLDLGEILDPAAGDEAKAKWREAGATLLSDPRNARPFTLDVERLLWHGASLGNAQIRSFTVPSGLVFDRLHIGGPPATIVGSGEWTLTDAGTPRTELTVEGSSADLGSLLQTIGYASVIDKTPVTAHLNLQWPGGPSDVSPATIAGGLSFEVGSGRLLAVEPGLGRVLGILNLGALQRRLALDFSDLYGKGFSFKKIDGALDIAGGLAQIDHFQITGPSGVIDIAGSTNFIAGQLNQIVTVTPEVSSSVALASAVAGGPLVGAAVYVADQVAGGVVDRLTRYQYRVTGPWADPTMTRSDRLGNLFSGMSGGDGASSPSDDREKEEGGEETEPPNFFLDTP, encoded by the coding sequence ATGACTCGGCCTCGCGCTCGCCTCCGGCTCGGGCGAACCCTGCTCTTGCTGGGTCTCCTCACCGCCCTCGGCTACGGCCTGTTGGTCGCTGCACTGGGGCTCTACCTGCCCCGGGCCGATTCGCTGCGCGTGTCGGCCAAGGACTGGATCGAGGCGGCTGTCGGTTATCGGGCCCAAGCCGGGCAGATCGCCCTCGTGGGACACGGGCTCGGCATACGCCTGGTCGTCGACGACCTCGCGCTCCGCGACCCGACGACCGGAATCATTCAACTACGCGCCGCCAGACTGCAACTCGACCTCGACGGTCCGGCCTCGCTGCTCGCCCGCGCGCCGCGCATCGACGGTGGCCAGGTCAGCGGCGCCCAAGCGACCGTGCGGCGTGAGGCCGATGGGCGCCTCGTCATCCCCGGTCTGGACCGCCTGACGATCGACGACGGCAAGATCCAAGAGTACTTCCTGAAACACGGCGACCTGCGGCTCCTGGACGCGCACTTCGCCTGGCAGGACGGCCCGGACGCGACCCCACGACCACTGGCCGACTTGACGCTCGAGCTCAAGAATCACGGGCATCGCCACCGACTGATCCTCGACGTCACACCAGCCGCGGTCAGCGCCGAAGCGACGAGCCACATCGCGTTGCAGGCCGACCTGCGGGGCGCGGCGGCCACGCCGGGCGAATGGACCGGGCGATTCGCGGTCGATGGAAGCGACCTCGACCTGCGCCGCCTCACCGACAGCCCGTTCGCCGCCGCCCGGATACCAGCCGGACTCGCTCAGGCGCGTGGCCACCTCGGCCTGCATGCCGAGGGCGAGTGGACGACCGGCGCCCCGACGTCGATCAAGACTCGATTCGCGTTGCGCGGCCTGACACTCGCCGGCGCCGACACCCCGATCGATCGCCTGAGCGGTGTGTTGCGCTGGCACGCGACCGCCACCGGCTGGCAAGCCCGAATCCCGGGGATCACGCTCGCGCAGGGCGCGCGGCACTGGAGTGGCGACGGTATCGACTTGCACCTCGCAGATATCAAAGCCGGCCGCGCGGTCACGGCCGACATCGCCCACCTCGACCTGAGCCTCATCGACCGCTTCCTCCCGCTGGCGCCACTGCCCGACGCCGGTCTCCTCGCCGATCTCGCGGGGGCGCAGATCGGCGGTCATGGCCAGGGTCTCGCGTTCCGGATGACGCTGCCCGACGGTGGCGATGCAAAACCGGACTGGCGGCTGCGCGGGCGTCTCTTCGACCTGCACACCAGCGCCTCGGGCCGGATCCCCGGAATCGCAGGCCTGAACGCCGTCATCGACGGCAGTCCGGCCGGCGGCCGAGGAACCCTCGCGGCGAGCCGGCTCGTCGTCGATTTTCCGGACCTGTTCCGAGCGCCGCTCCCCGTTGGCCAGCTCGCCGGCGAGCTCCGCTGGGAGCGCAACCCGGCCGGCGACACGATCCTCGAATTCCCCGGGCTGCTCGCCGAAAACGCCGACATCACGACCCTCAGCCAGCTGCGGCTCCGGATCCCCGCCGCCGACGGCGCGCCGGAGATCGCCCTGCGCACCCATTTCGACGACGCCGAGGTCGCCGCGGTCCCTCGCTACCTGCCGGTCGGCATCATGAAACCGCAACTCGTGCGCTGGCTCGACCGGGCCCTTCCGCGCGGCCGCGTCCCGGCGGGCGAGCTGCTCGTGCTCGGCCCGCTCGACGCCTTTCCGTTCGACCACGGCGAGGGGCGCTTCGAGGTCCTCTTCGACGTCGAAGACCTGGAGCTGAGCTACGACGCCGACTGGCCCTCGATCGTGCACGCGAACGGCCGCCTGCGGTTCCTGAACCGTCGCCTCGACATCGAGCTCAGCGACGCGCGCACCCTCGCTACCGACCTCGGCCCCGTCCAGGCGGCAATCGCCGATCTCCACCACGCCGAACGCGTCATGGTCCATGGCGAGGGCCGGGGACCCTTCGCCGACGGCCTGCGGTTGATCGAGGAATCACCGCTGGTCGAACGCCTTGGCCCGCTCAGCGAGAACTTCACCGCCGATGGCCCCATGCACCTCGACCTCGACCTCGTCTACCCGCTGCGCGACAAGATGCCACTCGCGCTGCGCGGCGAGGTGACCTGGCCGACGCAAACCGCCGACATCCGCCTCGTCGACAGCGACATTGCGCTCGAAGGGCTCGCCGGCACCCTGGTCGTGACCGCCGACGGCCTCACCGCCGAACAGCTGACCGGCCAGTTGGGGGACCAGCCGGTCGAGCTCGCCATCCAGCCGGCCGGAGGCGACGAGGCCACTCGTGTCGAGATCGACGGGGTCACGCCGATCGACGAGCTGGCCGAGCGCTTTCCGAACGGACTCTGGTCGCTCGTCGCCGGCCGCCTGCCTTGGCACCTGGGTCTGACCTTCCAACACCGGGACCTGCAAGCCGACTCGCCGCCGCTCGACTGGCAATTGACATCCGACCTCGCCGGCGTGCGCCTCGACCTGCCGGCGCCGTTCGGGAAACCCGCGTCGACCAGACGGGCGGCGCGCCTAGCGGGGAACTCGGTCCAGACCGACGAAGGCCTAACGATCGATGTCGACCTCGGCACGCTCACCGCACGCCTCGGCCTCGCCCAGGACAGCGACGGCGGTCTGCGCCTGGAGCGCGGCCTGGTGGGGCTCGGTGCCCCGGCCGCCACCCTGCCCCGCGAAGCCGGACTCGTCATCGAAGGGACCCTGGAGGAGCTCGATGTCCCGGCCTGGCTTGCCTGGGCCGAACGCCACGACCTCGACGTCACCGAACAGAACCGTTCGGCGGCGCCGCTGCGCCGAATCGACCTGCGCATCGCCCAGCTCGATCTCGGCGCCTTCACGAGCGACGCCGTCGAGTTGCAGGCCGAGCGCCGTAGCCACAGCTGGCAAGCGTGGATCGATACTGCCGAGCTTGCCGGCACCCTGACACTGCCAGATGCGGCCCGGGAAACGCCGCTGCAGATCGAACTCTCGCGCCTGGACCTCGGCGAAATACTCGATCCAGCCGCGGGCGACGAGGCCAAAGCGAAATGGCGTGAGGCGGGCGCCACCCTCCTGTCCGATCCGCGCAACGCCCGCCCCTTCACGCTCGACGTCGAGCGCCTCCTCTGGCACGGGGCGTCCCTCGGAAACGCCCAAATCCGCTCCTTCACAGTGCCGAGCGGACTCGTCTTCGATCGCCTCCACATCGGCGGACCGCCGGCGACGATCGTCGGCTCGGGCGAGTGGACCCTCACCGACGCGGGCACACCGCGCACCGAGCTGACCGTCGAGGGCAGCAGCGCCGACCTCGGCAGCCTGTTGCAAACGATCGGCTATGCATCGGTGATCGACAAGACCCCGGTCACGGCCCACCTGAATCTCCAATGGCCGGGAGGGCCTAGCGATGTCAGTCCGGCGACGATCGCCGGGGGATTGAGCTTCGAGGTCGGCTCCGGACGGCTGCTCGCGGTCGAGCCCGGTCTCGGCCGGGTCCTCGGTATCCTCAACCTCGGCGCCTTGCAGCGCCGCCTCGCCCTCGACTTCAGCGACCTCTACGGCAAGGGCTTCAGCTTCAAGAAGATCGACGGTGCGCTGGACATCGCCGGCGGCTTGGCGCAAATCGATCACTTCCAGATCACCGGACCATCGGGCGTCATCGATATCGCCGGCAGCACCAATTTCATCGCCGGGCAACTCAACCAGATAGTGACCGTCACCCCCGAGGTCAGCTCCAGCGTCGCCCTGGCGAGCGCCGTAGCCGGCGGACCGCTGGTTGGCGCGGCCGTCTATGTCGCGGACCAGGTCGCCGGCGGCGTCGTCGACAGGCTCACTCGCTACCAATACCGGGTCACCGGCCCGTGGGCCGACCCGACCATGACCCGCAGCGACCGGCTCGGCAATCTGTTCTCCGGGATGTCGGGCGGTGATGGCGCATCGAGCCCGTCCGACGATCGAGAAAAAGAAGAAGGGGGCGAAGAAACCGAGCCACCCAACTTCTTCCTCGACACGCCTTGA
- a CDS encoding carbon-nitrogen hydrolase family protein, with amino-acid sequence MKTKKKLAAIQMASGPNVTANLLETERLVQEASEAGAGLVVLPESFAFKGKRDHEQLALREEPGGGKLQDFLARIASKYGIWLVGGTVPLMARAKDRMRAASLVFDDRGRQVGRYDKIHLFDVSVPGTNERYEESATIEPGDEVVVLDTPFGRLGVAVCYDLRFPELFRCMLEQDVELLAIPASFTAITGKAHWESLVRSRAIENLAFVVAAAQGGYHMDGRETHGHSMIVDPWGAILGEVARGPGCICCPLDRELQGKVRRSFPTIHHRRLKCHP; translated from the coding sequence ATGAAGACGAAGAAGAAGCTCGCCGCGATACAGATGGCGTCAGGGCCGAACGTGACGGCCAACCTGCTGGAGACCGAGCGGCTCGTCCAGGAGGCCAGCGAGGCTGGCGCCGGTCTCGTCGTACTGCCCGAGAGTTTCGCCTTCAAGGGCAAACGCGACCATGAACAGCTCGCGCTGCGCGAGGAGCCGGGCGGCGGCAAACTGCAAGACTTTCTCGCCCGCATCGCCAGCAAATACGGCATCTGGCTGGTCGGCGGCACCGTACCCTTGATGGCCCGTGCCAAGGACCGGATGCGAGCGGCGAGCCTGGTGTTCGATGACCGCGGGCGACAGGTGGGGCGCTACGACAAGATCCACCTCTTCGACGTCAGCGTGCCGGGTACGAACGAGCGCTACGAGGAATCCGCGACGATCGAGCCGGGCGACGAGGTCGTCGTCCTCGATACTCCGTTTGGCCGTCTGGGCGTCGCCGTCTGCTACGACCTGCGCTTCCCCGAACTGTTCCGCTGCATGCTGGAGCAGGACGTCGAGCTGCTCGCGATCCCTGCTTCGTTCACGGCGATCACCGGCAAGGCGCACTGGGAGAGCCTGGTGCGGTCGCGCGCCATCGAGAACCTGGCCTTCGTGGTCGCAGCGGCCCAAGGCGGCTACCACATGGATGGGCGAGAGACGCACGGCCACAGCATGATCGTCGATCCCTGGGGCGCGATCCTCGGCGAGGTGGCTCGCGGGCCCGGCTGCATCTGTTGCCCACTCGATCGGGAGCTGCAAGGCAAGGTGCGGCGCAGCTTTCCGACCATCCACCACCGCCGTTTGAAATGCCATCCGTGA
- the tldD gene encoding metalloprotease TldD, whose amino-acid sequence MSDPISIARQGILEPAGLTDGDLDRLCGALRTPSIDAADIYFQTSRLESWVLEDGIIKDGSFNIEQGAGFRAVSGEKTGFAYSDELHLPALEQAAQAARAIARGGHQGRVRVDTLPVPHRLYEPLSPIESLTNEEKVALLQRVDAEARRLDPRVREVVTSLVAAQDTVLIIADDGTLAADVRPLVRLNVSIIAEENGRREQGTSGGGARAELGYFLAADLAVELAREAVRQALTNLEAGEAPAGTMTVVLGPGWPGVLLHEAIGHGLEGDFNRKGTSAFAGRLGQRVAAPGVTVVDDGTLPGRRGSLNIDDEGTPTQSTVLIEDGILRGYMQDKLNARLMGLAPTGNGRRESYAHLPMPRMTNTYMLAGDKDPAEIIASVERGLYAANFGGGQVDITSGKFVFSASEAYLIEGGRIGRPVKGATLIGNGPDVLTRVGMIGNDLALDRGVGTCGKEGQSVPVGVGQPTLRIDGLTVGGTNA is encoded by the coding sequence ATGAGCGACCCGATCTCGATCGCCCGCCAAGGCATCCTGGAGCCTGCGGGCCTCACCGATGGCGACCTGGACCGCCTGTGCGGCGCACTGCGCACACCGTCCATCGACGCCGCCGACATCTATTTTCAGACCAGCCGCCTGGAGTCCTGGGTGCTGGAGGACGGCATCATCAAGGACGGCAGCTTCAACATCGAGCAGGGGGCGGGGTTTCGCGCCGTGAGCGGCGAGAAGACCGGTTTCGCCTACTCCGACGAGCTGCACCTGCCGGCCTTGGAGCAAGCCGCCCAGGCCGCCCGGGCGATCGCCCGCGGTGGCCACCAGGGGCGCGTGCGCGTCGATACGCTGCCGGTGCCACATCGCCTCTACGAGCCGCTGAGCCCGATCGAGAGCCTGACCAACGAGGAGAAGGTCGCCCTGCTCCAGCGCGTCGATGCCGAGGCACGGCGCCTCGACCCACGGGTACGCGAGGTCGTCACGAGCCTCGTCGCGGCCCAGGATACGGTGCTCATCATCGCCGACGACGGCACCCTGGCGGCCGACGTGCGCCCCCTCGTGCGGCTCAACGTCAGCATCATCGCCGAGGAGAACGGGCGGCGCGAGCAGGGCACCAGCGGCGGCGGCGCACGCGCCGAACTCGGCTATTTCCTGGCCGCCGACCTCGCCGTCGAATTGGCCCGCGAGGCCGTGCGCCAAGCCCTGACCAACCTCGAGGCCGGCGAGGCACCGGCCGGCACCATGACCGTGGTCCTCGGCCCGGGCTGGCCGGGGGTGCTGCTACATGAGGCGATCGGTCATGGCCTGGAGGGCGACTTCAACCGCAAGGGCACCTCGGCCTTCGCCGGGCGACTCGGCCAACGCGTCGCCGCTCCGGGGGTCACGGTCGTCGACGACGGGACCCTGCCTGGACGGCGCGGCTCGCTCAACATCGACGACGAGGGCACGCCGACACAGAGCACGGTCCTGATCGAGGACGGCATCCTGCGCGGCTACATGCAGGACAAACTCAACGCCCGGCTGATGGGCCTCGCTCCGACCGGCAACGGGCGGCGCGAGTCCTACGCCCACCTGCCGATGCCGCGCATGACCAACACCTACATGCTGGCCGGCGACAAGGACCCGGCCGAGATCATCGCCTCGGTCGAGCGCGGCCTCTATGCCGCGAACTTCGGCGGCGGCCAGGTCGACATCACCTCCGGCAAGTTCGTCTTCTCGGCGAGCGAGGCCTACCTGATCGAAGGCGGGCGCATCGGTCGCCCGGTCAAGGGCGCGACGCTGATCGGCAACGGGCCCGACGTCCTGACCCGTGTCGGTATGATCGGCAATGACCTGGCCCTCGACCGGGGCGTGGGCACCTGCGGCAAGGAAGGCCAGAGCGTCCCGGTCGGGGTCGGCCAGCCGACGCTACGGATCGACGGACTCACGGTCGGCGGCACCAACGCCTGA
- the pmbA gene encoding metalloprotease PmbA, whose protein sequence is MAHFAIEDPQRRLGQLRDSVEAILTESARQGATAAEAAVSTRAGLEVAVRLGEVETIEHTRDNGLGVTVYFGHRKGSASTSDLSPAALREAVAAACAIARYTEEDPYAALADAERMARTVPDLDLYHPWSITPEDAVALAIACEDAARTHDPRITNSEGASLSSHWGIQVYGNSHGFIGGYPTTRHGLSCAVIGETGGNMQRDYWWSTARAPEDLEQAAQVGRRAAEKTLARLGARPIATRQAPVLFQAEVAAGLLRQLIGAIQGSSLYRRASFLVDQLGEAIFPSFVHIHERPLLPRGLASAPFDGDGVATADKDLIRDGILQSYVLDSYAARKLGMETTGNAGGVRNLAIDMGELDRPALLREMGTGLLVTELMGHGVNLVTGDYSRGAAGLWIEGGEVKHPVEEITIAGNLKEMFAGVVAVGNDCDFSGSTRTGSWLIDNMTIAGT, encoded by the coding sequence ATGGCCCACTTTGCCATAGAGGACCCGCAGCGCCGACTCGGCCAGTTGCGAGACAGTGTCGAAGCGATCCTGACCGAGTCCGCGCGCCAAGGCGCGACGGCCGCCGAGGCGGCGGTCAGCACCCGCGCCGGCCTCGAGGTCGCCGTGCGACTCGGCGAGGTCGAGACGATCGAACACACCCGCGACAACGGCCTCGGCGTCACCGTCTACTTCGGCCACCGCAAGGGTTCGGCCAGCACCTCGGACCTGAGTCCGGCGGCCCTGCGCGAGGCCGTCGCCGCGGCCTGCGCGATCGCCCGCTATACCGAGGAAGATCCCTACGCAGCACTCGCCGACGCCGAGCGGATGGCACGCACGGTCCCAGACCTCGACCTCTACCACCCCTGGTCGATCACCCCCGAGGATGCCGTCGCGTTGGCCATCGCCTGCGAAGACGCGGCCCGCACGCACGACCCGCGGATCACGAACTCCGAGGGTGCGAGCCTCTCCTCCCATTGGGGCATCCAGGTCTATGGCAACAGCCACGGTTTCATCGGCGGCTACCCGACGACGCGCCACGGCCTGAGCTGTGCCGTTATCGGCGAGACCGGTGGCAACATGCAACGCGATTACTGGTGGTCGACCGCCCGGGCACCGGAGGACCTGGAGCAGGCCGCGCAGGTCGGTCGACGCGCCGCCGAGAAAACCCTCGCCCGGCTCGGTGCCCGCCCGATCGCGACCCGCCAGGCGCCGGTCCTGTTCCAAGCCGAGGTCGCGGCAGGTCTGCTGCGCCAACTGATCGGCGCGATCCAGGGATCGAGCCTCTACCGACGCGCGAGCTTCCTGGTCGACCAGCTCGGCGAGGCGATCTTCCCGTCATTCGTCCACATTCACGAGCGCCCACTGCTGCCGCGTGGCCTTGCCAGCGCCCCGTTCGACGGCGACGGTGTCGCTACCGCCGACAAGGATTTGATCCGCGACGGCATCCTGCAGAGCTATGTCCTCGACAGCTATGCAGCCCGCAAGCTGGGCATGGAGACGACCGGCAACGCCGGCGGCGTACGCAACCTGGCGATCGACATGGGCGAGTTGGACCGCCCCGCCCTGCTGCGCGAGATGGGCACGGGCCTCCTCGTCACCGAGCTGATGGGGCATGGCGTGAATCTGGTGACCGGCGACTACTCGCGTGGCGCGGCCGGGCTCTGGATCGAAGGTGGCGAGGTCAAGCATCCGGTCGAGGAGATCACCATCGCCGGCAACCTCAAGGAGATGTTCGCCGGTGTCGTCGCCGTCGGCAATGACTGCGACTTCTCCGGCAGCACCCGCACCGGCTCCTGGCTGATCGACAACATGACGATCGCCGGAACCTGA
- a CDS encoding P-II family nitrogen regulator — translation MKFAALVAIVPEEQEAKAIDIAKQTGAGGVTILDARGIAAQEKRTFLGLTYEGSQSVLLFVLERKLSLQVMKALADELKLKEHAKGVVFTVPLEHLAGIDTGQIERFEERIKDDL, via the coding sequence GAGGAACAGGAGGCGAAGGCCATCGATATCGCCAAGCAGACGGGCGCGGGCGGTGTCACGATTTTGGATGCCCGCGGCATCGCCGCGCAGGAAAAGCGGACCTTCCTCGGGCTCACCTACGAGGGTAGTCAGTCTGTGCTCCTGTTCGTGCTGGAGCGCAAGCTCTCGCTCCAGGTCATGAAGGCCTTGGCCGATGAGTTGAAGCTCAAAGAGCATGCCAAGGGTGTCGTCTTCACCGTCCCGCTGGAGCACCTGGCCGGTATCGACACCGGCCAGATCGAGCGCTTCGAGGAGCGGATCAAGGACGATCTCTGA